A window of the Jeotgalibacillus aurantiacus genome harbors these coding sequences:
- a CDS encoding sigma-70 family RNA polymerase sigma factor translates to MEHDLDRVKRAIGGDRYALQELLHAEKSKLYRMAFAYVRNEDEAVEIFQQTVLKCIESIHQLKKPEYFSTWLTRICINESLSVKRKGKRLNLMIELLKQPGHQDFSGTLAHGMDVKGALEALPDKYKTALMLRFYQDLSIQDIANVLDCPIGTVKTNIHRGLSSLKSKLKGVYEDESGKRFN, encoded by the coding sequence TTGGAGCATGATCTTGATAGAGTGAAACGCGCGATCGGTGGTGACCGGTATGCGCTGCAGGAGTTGTTGCATGCTGAGAAATCAAAGCTTTACCGGATGGCTTTTGCTTATGTGAGAAATGAAGATGAAGCGGTGGAGATTTTTCAGCAGACGGTTCTGAAATGCATTGAATCGATCCATCAGTTAAAGAAACCTGAATACTTTTCAACCTGGCTTACGAGGATTTGTATTAATGAATCCTTGTCGGTAAAAAGAAAGGGTAAGCGGTTGAATTTGATGATTGAACTTTTAAAGCAACCTGGACATCAGGACTTTTCAGGTACGCTTGCGCATGGAATGGACGTAAAGGGTGCGCTTGAAGCACTTCCTGATAAATATAAGACGGCACTAATGCTTCGTTTTTATCAGGATTTGTCGATCCAGGATATCGCAAATGTATTAGATTGCCCCATTGGAACGGTTAAAACCAATATTCACAGAGGGTTGTCGAGTTTGAAAAGTAAATTGAAGGGAGTGTATGAGGATGAATCTGGAAAGAGATTCAATTAA
- a CDS encoding SGNH/GDSL hydrolase family protein → MKIALIGDSLTEGRPGVSFIKFLKETFPTVTFDNLGKPGESVKSLHSRLLKTKLDSDCDLAFVWIGVNDVYTKLLKVQAQPVTKNHEEFKDLYEEILNIVLGSSKNIVAVSPALVGETNNLANKEIKELTAIIESIVNRTANTSFVNIYSVFEERLAKVNSSDYISTKVLTVMKDVLFYKKNARIDKLSKKRGLNFTLDGIHLNSSGARIVAEIDASAIDKFFYINHSVIKE, encoded by the coding sequence ATGAAAATCGCATTAATCGGTGACAGTTTAACAGAGGGACGTCCTGGCGTTTCTTTTATAAAATTTTTAAAGGAAACATTTCCAACGGTTACTTTTGACAACTTAGGCAAGCCTGGAGAGTCAGTTAAAAGTCTACATTCTAGATTATTAAAAACCAAATTAGATTCTGATTGTGATCTTGCCTTCGTTTGGATTGGTGTAAACGATGTTTATACTAAATTATTGAAGGTGCAAGCACAGCCAGTGACGAAAAATCATGAAGAATTTAAAGATCTTTACGAAGAAATCCTGAATATAGTACTTGGATCTTCCAAAAATATTGTAGCAGTTTCACCAGCACTAGTGGGTGAGACGAACAATTTAGCTAACAAAGAAATAAAAGAATTAACCGCCATCATTGAATCTATCGTGAATAGAACGGCAAACACCAGCTTTGTAAATATTTATTCCGTGTTTGAAGAACGTTTAGCTAAGGTCAATAGTTCTGACTACATCAGCACGAAGGTGTTAACAGTCATGAAAGATGTATTGTTTTATAAAAAGAACGCCCGAATTGATAAATTATCTAAAAAAAGGGGATTAAATTTTACTTTAGATGGCATTCATTTAAATAGTTCCGGTGCTCGAATTGTGGCAGAAATAGACGCATCAGCTATCGACAAGTTTTTCTACATCAATCACAGTGTTATAAAAGAATAA
- a CDS encoding RNA polymerase sigma factor — protein sequence MKAKKGDDKAFLKLFQEYEKEIYRIAYIYVKNENDALDVVQEVAYRSFKKIDTLKNPEFFKTWLLKIAITCSIDLVRKNKRVVQLNPQYEETLQDTGVNDISLSITLQYMIDQLNEDEKSMVILRYYEGYSFKEIADLLDIPLGTAKTIFYRAIRKLRHDFKEGDLCE from the coding sequence ATAAAGGCTAAAAAGGGTGACGATAAAGCCTTCTTAAAGTTATTTCAGGAATATGAGAAAGAGATTTACCGGATCGCTTATATTTATGTGAAAAATGAAAATGATGCGTTGGATGTTGTTCAGGAAGTAGCTTATCGTTCTTTTAAAAAGATTGATACTTTGAAGAATCCGGAGTTTTTTAAGACCTGGTTATTAAAGATTGCGATTACCTGTTCAATTGATCTCGTTAGAAAAAATAAAAGGGTAGTTCAACTTAATCCACAGTATGAAGAGACGTTACAAGATACTGGTGTAAACGACATTAGTCTTTCCATTACATTGCAGTACATGATTGATCAATTAAATGAAGATGAAAAAAGCATGGTGATTTTAAGATATTACGAAGGTTATTCGTTTAAAGAAATAGCTGACTTGCTGGATATACCCTTAGGAACGGCAAAAACGATCTTTTATCGTGCGATCAGAAAACTTCGACATGATTTCAAAGAGGGGGATTTGTGTGAATAA
- a CDS encoding sigma-70 family RNA polymerase sigma factor, protein MDELMVEVFEIEDKEILMDELMQRYGQDILQLVYSYVGNTELAEDLTQDIFVKCYQSLHTYKGKAQLRTWLWRIAINHCKDYLKSWYNNKVIVSESEPAFTGERQEGIEQAVIQHEEDQRLASAVMELPVKYREVIYLFYFEERPIKEIATVIDVKENTVKTRLRRAKELLKEELEE, encoded by the coding sequence GTGGATGAGTTGATGGTTGAGGTGTTTGAGATAGAGGATAAGGAAATTTTGATGGATGAGCTGATGCAGCGGTATGGGCAGGATATTTTGCAGCTTGTGTATTCGTACGTTGGTAACACAGAGCTTGCGGAGGATTTAACTCAGGATATTTTTGTGAAATGCTATCAGTCACTTCATACATATAAAGGGAAAGCGCAGCTGAGAACGTGGCTGTGGCGCATTGCGATTAATCATTGTAAGGATTATCTAAAAAGCTGGTACAACAATAAGGTGATTGTATCAGAGAGCGAACCTGCATTTACGGGTGAGCGGCAAGAAGGTATCGAACAGGCTGTGATTCAACATGAAGAGGATCAACGGCTGGCATCCGCTGTCATGGAGCTGCCGGTTAAATATCGGGAAGTGATTTATCTCTTTTATTTTGAAGAGCGGCCCATAAAGGAGATCGCGACCGTCATTGATGTAAAGGAAAACACGGTTAAAACAAGACTCAGAAGAGCCAAGGAACTTCTGAAGGAAGAATTGGAGGAATGA
- a CDS encoding FtsW/RodA/SpoVE family cell cycle protein has translation MKNKGDHFLKEVTHHIKSREAREFVTAELTYHLKNAKSMWVQKGMSEEAAEGKAVDEMGSPVKLGQELNRLHKPKVDWVLIGLLVVAMGIGFVPVVSLGYTEAFLVDKFIIVMLGIAAAVGMMLFDYRKLEKFGWVFYFFGIGLLLIFLLLSYIPMEAINGQATVFLGEMTIEGAMAVPFFYLSWVFFEGLLALPFFFIAWASFLNNKRMKVWQICVLFLFSSCLFFFISSLSVSFIYTAMVFVMLWWSQFRKKTVLAMTVVPLGLLFIGGVFFWFSAEEYQRTRLSGFLNPEANAEGSGYLYLKLEELLLSAKWFGGVENYQFIPAAHTDYVFVSMTYHFGYVFAFFIVLVLALFAARILMVSRGIKQSFGTLLLAGGLALFIVPFIYNIAMILGLLPLTSISLPFISYGVMPTVLNAFVMGVVLSVYRRKSLVGAGLRAT, from the coding sequence TTGAAAAACAAAGGGGATCATTTTTTAAAAGAAGTGACGCATCATATAAAATCCAGGGAAGCCAGAGAATTCGTCACAGCGGAACTGACCTACCATTTAAAAAATGCAAAAAGCATGTGGGTGCAAAAGGGAATGAGTGAGGAAGCGGCAGAAGGTAAGGCGGTTGACGAAATGGGTAGTCCGGTCAAACTGGGACAGGAGCTGAACAGGCTGCATAAGCCGAAGGTGGATTGGGTTCTGATTGGTTTGTTGGTGGTTGCGATGGGAATTGGTTTTGTGCCGGTCGTTTCTTTAGGGTATACAGAAGCATTTTTGGTTGATAAGTTCATTATTGTTATGCTTGGGATTGCAGCAGCGGTTGGCATGATGCTGTTTGATTACCGGAAACTTGAGAAGTTTGGCTGGGTGTTTTATTTTTTTGGGATAGGGCTTTTGTTGATATTTCTGCTGCTGAGTTACATTCCAATGGAAGCGATCAATGGACAGGCGACTGTATTTTTGGGTGAGATGACAATTGAAGGTGCGATGGCTGTCCCGTTCTTTTATCTCAGCTGGGTCTTTTTTGAAGGTTTGCTGGCTCTGCCATTTTTCTTTATTGCATGGGCATCATTCCTGAATAACAAAAGAATGAAGGTTTGGCAAATCTGCGTATTATTTTTATTCTCATCGTGCTTGTTTTTTTTCATTTCCAGCCTATCAGTGTCATTTATTTATACCGCAATGGTGTTTGTCATGCTCTGGTGGAGTCAGTTTAGAAAGAAGACAGTGTTGGCAATGACTGTTGTACCTTTAGGTTTATTGTTTATTGGAGGAGTATTCTTCTGGTTTTCAGCTGAAGAATACCAGCGGACCAGACTCTCGGGCTTTCTGAACCCGGAGGCAAATGCAGAAGGATCGGGTTATTTATATTTGAAATTAGAAGAGTTATTGTTGTCAGCTAAATGGTTTGGCGGCGTGGAGAATTATCAATTTATCCCCGCAGCACATACAGATTATGTGTTTGTGAGCATGACGTATCATTTCGGCTATGTGTTTGCGTTCTTCATCGTACTCGTGCTGGCACTTTTTGCAGCTAGAATACTGATGGTTTCGCGCGGCATTAAACAATCATTCGGCACCCTGCTTCTCGCAGGCGGACTGGCGCTTTTTATCGTACCGTTCATCTATAACATCGCCATGATCCTGGGGCTGTTGCCGCTCACATCCATCTCCCTTCCATTCATTAGTTATGGTGTAATGCCAACCGTTCTAAATGCTTTTGTAATGGGGGTTGTGTTGAGTGTGTATCGGAGGAAGAGTTTGGTTGGAGCAGGGCTGAGAGCAACGTAG
- the abc-f gene encoding ribosomal protection-like ABC-F family protein: MPIELKNVRFNYDLLDQPLFDDVSLTLDESWRLGLIGRNGRGKTTLLKLLMGQLDYEGEIVTNLDFVYFPLPIMSPELPVYTAIDEVMPLELWKLERECQLLGMNKAIIWEPFSKLSGGEQTRVMLAALFCDNDRFALLDEPTNHLDLQGRRQLADYLQKKRGYIVVSHDRHFLDTVIDHTLVIERSQIALYHGDFSTYEEQKQFQDQFELDQNKSLKSEIARIEQSAKEKSNWGLEREKPSGNDPFGNAIAKRMMKRGKAIEQRAAAKIEEKKKLLKNIEKISDLTIHCVRTHRNPVLRVKNFTLRYGDEPLFEPISFELFQGEQVAITGPNGSGKTTLLHYLQGKRDGVKASGEILIPQGITKSTVSQTATHHGLLKDFAEKHAIDYSLFLNHLRILGFTRDVFQVPIEEMSEGQKKKVELSKSLGIEAEWYLWDEPLNYLDVYNQQQLEKMIKEHQPTLLFVEHDHVFVERVACKVVELK, translated from the coding sequence ATGCCGATTGAATTAAAAAATGTACGATTTAACTATGATTTACTTGATCAGCCACTATTTGATGATGTTTCGCTCACATTGGATGAGTCGTGGAGGCTTGGTCTGATTGGACGGAATGGACGCGGAAAGACGACGCTGCTTAAGCTTTTGATGGGTCAGCTGGACTATGAAGGGGAAATTGTAACGAATCTTGACTTTGTATACTTCCCGCTACCGATCATGAGTCCAGAGCTTCCAGTGTATACAGCGATTGATGAGGTGATGCCTCTTGAACTGTGGAAGCTCGAACGGGAGTGTCAGCTGCTCGGGATGAATAAGGCGATTATCTGGGAGCCGTTTTCTAAGCTTTCAGGTGGTGAGCAGACACGCGTTATGCTGGCCGCTCTTTTCTGTGACAATGACCGGTTCGCTCTGCTCGATGAACCCACCAACCATCTGGATCTGCAGGGTCGACGTCAGTTGGCCGATTATTTACAAAAGAAGCGTGGCTATATTGTGGTCAGTCACGATCGCCATTTTTTAGATACTGTCATTGATCACACGCTTGTGATTGAACGTAGCCAAATCGCTCTGTATCACGGGGATTTTTCAACGTATGAGGAACAAAAGCAGTTTCAGGATCAATTTGAGCTCGATCAAAACAAGTCTTTGAAATCCGAGATTGCACGTATTGAACAATCTGCAAAAGAAAAATCAAACTGGGGACTCGAGCGTGAGAAACCGTCCGGTAATGATCCATTCGGAAATGCGATTGCAAAAAGGATGATGAAACGAGGGAAAGCCATTGAACAACGTGCTGCCGCTAAAATTGAAGAAAAGAAGAAGCTGCTTAAAAATATTGAAAAGATCAGTGACCTGACCATTCACTGTGTGCGAACTCACCGAAATCCCGTCCTGCGCGTAAAGAATTTCACCTTAAGGTATGGTGATGAGCCGCTATTTGAACCGATTTCGTTTGAGCTGTTTCAAGGTGAACAAGTGGCCATCACGGGTCCAAACGGTTCCGGAAAAACAACGTTGCTCCATTATCTTCAAGGGAAGCGTGACGGCGTAAAAGCAAGCGGGGAAATCCTGATTCCTCAGGGCATCACCAAAAGCACCGTCTCACAAACAGCTACTCATCACGGGCTATTAAAGGACTTTGCCGAAAAACACGCAATCGATTACTCTCTTTTTCTTAACCATCTACGCATCCTCGGGTTTACCAGAGACGTTTTTCAGGTACCCATTGAGGAAATGAGCGAGGGACAAAAGAAAAAAGTAGAGCTTTCCAAATCTCTCGGTATTGAAGCAGAATGGTATCTATGGGATGAACCGCTCAACTATTTAGACGTTTATAACCAGCAGCAGCTCGAGAAAATGATCAAGGAACATCAGCCAACATTATTGTTTGTTGAGCATGATCATGTTTTTGTGGAGAGAGTTGCTTGTAAGGTTGTAGAGTTGAAGTAG
- a CDS encoding DUF5643 domain-containing protein gives MNLERDSIKCAINSTPLPEDRLNQIINHSVFNHNVRKTKRTRYGKHTSAALLFIGLSGTLIYTTPTGQQILSYLPFVNVEYLNGAGSGVTEVPEEAVYPLDETLTEQYVDIHFTEVSLSGDQVDIAYQQLVDPDVYSETFSVEAELFAIDDRGNRYDVPYNGGNSYYYDITREDLRWTATLSDLNPLAEKITFIPMATISYITDKPFEIFEYEGLEVDLRDGSVKIVKSPGLPGKVYER, from the coding sequence ATGAATCTGGAAAGAGATTCAATTAAATGTGCCATTAATTCTACTCCATTGCCGGAGGATCGGCTAAATCAGATCATTAATCATTCTGTATTTAATCATAATGTAAGAAAAACGAAGAGAACAAGGTATGGAAAACATACATCAGCAGCGCTGCTATTTATTGGACTAAGCGGAACATTAATATATACGACACCAACAGGTCAGCAGATATTGTCTTACTTGCCATTTGTAAATGTGGAATATTTGAATGGTGCTGGATCAGGAGTCACTGAAGTACCTGAAGAAGCCGTTTATCCATTAGATGAAACGCTGACTGAACAATATGTTGATATTCATTTTACAGAAGTTTCGTTGTCGGGTGATCAGGTTGATATTGCCTATCAGCAGCTGGTGGATCCTGATGTTTATTCAGAGACCTTTTCTGTAGAAGCAGAATTATTTGCGATAGACGATAGAGGGAACCGATACGACGTTCCTTATAATGGAGGAAATTCTTACTATTATGATATAACAAGGGAAGATCTCAGGTGGACCGCAACTCTGAGTGATTTGAATCCTTTAGCTGAAAAAATAACCTTTATCCCTATGGCTACCATCAGCTACATCACAGATAAGCCTTTTGAAATATTCGAGTATGAAGGCCTTGAAGTGGATCTGAGGGATGGAAGTGTCAAAATCGTAAAAAGTCCGGGATTGCCTGGTAAGGTTTATGAGAGGTAG
- a CDS encoding GNAT family N-acetyltransferase — MIIRRYTKDDEKGWLRCRVLSFLNTAYYDNVLKEKEVYDHPSIELVAIRDNQVVGLIDVEYEKEAKSVCTSRDRPGGMIWHIAVHPDYQRQGIGEKLLEAVVEETKRLNLTYLEAWTRDDVWVQKWYEKMSFEQTTSYYHLYFEGNEISSDKVEKLYTVTMFAHYMGSDVQQFDHLKRKHLCVCYVREL, encoded by the coding sequence ATGATCATTAGAAGATACACGAAAGATGATGAAAAGGGCTGGCTGCGCTGCCGGGTTTTGTCATTTTTGAATACAGCTTATTATGACAATGTGTTGAAGGAGAAGGAGGTTTATGATCATCCTTCGATTGAATTGGTAGCAATCAGGGATAATCAGGTTGTGGGTTTGATTGATGTTGAGTACGAAAAAGAAGCGAAGTCTGTTTGTACCTCAAGGGACCGTCCGGGAGGCATGATCTGGCACATTGCGGTTCACCCTGACTATCAGCGTCAGGGGATTGGTGAAAAGCTTTTAGAGGCTGTCGTGGAGGAAACAAAACGGTTGAACCTGACCTATTTAGAGGCTTGGACGAGAGATGACGTCTGGGTTCAAAAGTGGTATGAAAAAATGAGCTTTGAACAGACAACTTCTTATTATCATTTGTATTTTGAAGGGAATGAGATTTCGTCTGATAAAGTAGAAAAGCTTTATACTGTGACAATGTTTGCACATTACATGGGGAGTGATGTGCAGCAATTTGATCATTTGAAAAGGAAGCATCTTTGTGTTTGTTATGTCAGGGAACTATAA
- a CDS encoding nucleotidyltransferase domain-containing protein — translation MTQYNAENQLQALSDIGAISKTLGIAFWLRGGWAIDFLLGRVTRPHDDIDIVTWIDHRERLEIELEEAGYEKVPVKKEFCDRQSDFHKEDVDITFTYITRTAGGNLIMNGLPKWVWRPESLLAETFILEGITAQVIHPNQLLEEKEVYEQIGRLPRKKDAVSKKILHRIIDEKLV, via the coding sequence ATGACACAGTATAACGCTGAGAATCAATTACAGGCCTTGTCCGACATAGGTGCAATCTCAAAAACATTAGGAATAGCGTTTTGGTTGCGTGGCGGATGGGCCATTGATTTTTTACTTGGAAGGGTTACTCGGCCGCACGATGATATTGATATAGTAACGTGGATTGATCATCGTGAGCGTTTAGAGATAGAGCTTGAAGAGGCTGGATACGAGAAAGTGCCTGTTAAAAAAGAATTTTGTGATCGGCAATCTGATTTTCATAAAGAAGATGTAGATATTACATTTACTTATATCACTCGAACAGCGGGTGGAAACCTGATCATGAATGGATTGCCTAAATGGGTTTGGAGACCGGAGTCTTTGCTTGCTGAGACTTTTATTTTGGAAGGAATAACAGCGCAGGTGATTCACCCTAATCAGCTTTTAGAGGAAAAAGAAGTCTATGAACAAATTGGTCGTTTACCAAGAAAAAAAGATGCAGTGAGTAAAAAGATCCTGCATCGAATCATTGATGAAAAATTGGTATAA
- a CDS encoding ABC transporter ATP-binding protein: MENIIELENVNKSFKGKHLLQNVNLHVKKGQTIGVVGSNGSGKSVLFKIISGFVDADNGEVFVRGKKIGEEIDFPSNTGVLINEPGYIGFYSAFKNLKFLAEINKFIDDAKIKETMKLVGLDPDDKTKVKNFSMGMKKKLGIAQAIMENQDIIILDEPFNALDIKTYKEIKNIIGSLKQRGHTILLTSHNQNDIEELCDEVFIIVDHELKKMTNELKAEYF; encoded by the coding sequence TTGGAAAATATAATTGAATTAGAAAATGTCAATAAATCGTTTAAGGGTAAACATTTACTGCAAAACGTCAATTTACATGTTAAAAAGGGTCAGACAATTGGTGTTGTAGGGTCGAATGGCAGCGGAAAGTCAGTTTTATTTAAGATTATTTCCGGCTTTGTGGATGCCGATAACGGTGAAGTGTTCGTTAGAGGGAAAAAGATTGGTGAAGAAATTGATTTCCCAAGCAATACTGGGGTTTTGATCAATGAACCAGGGTATATCGGGTTTTATAGTGCATTTAAAAACCTGAAGTTTTTAGCAGAAATCAACAAGTTTATTGATGACGCAAAAATAAAAGAGACGATGAAGCTGGTAGGGCTTGATCCGGATGACAAAACCAAAGTAAAGAATTTTTCAATGGGCATGAAAAAAAAGCTGGGGATTGCTCAGGCGATTATGGAGAACCAGGATATTATTATTTTGGATGAGCCATTTAATGCATTAGATATCAAAACTTATAAAGAAATTAAAAACATTATCGGGTCCTTAAAGCAAAGAGGGCATACGATCTTACTGACGAGTCATAATCAAAACGACATAGAAGAGCTTTGTGACGAAGTGTTCATTATTGTTGATCATGAGTTGAAAAAAATGACGAATGAGTTAAAAGCAGAGTATTTTTGA
- a CDS encoding pyridoxine/pyridoxamine 5'-phosphate oxidase translates to MGKDVREQIRNSKTLLGPFPEFKVEQSPASPMDLFLEWFQVALDYHVHEPHAMTLSTVDADGRPDARVLSLKDTDEESWYFATGTGSEKGRQLDGNPAVCLSFYWSEVGRQIRIRGQAVKMNEEFNARDFLKRGKMARAIALTGNQSKLIDSQSAFEGELNRQLLNLEKDPAIIAKDWTVYRVQVSEVEFWQADEERLHIRLKYFLQNGQWVKKRLAP, encoded by the coding sequence GTGGGTAAAGATGTGAGGGAGCAGATTAGAAATAGCAAAACGCTTTTGGGGCCGTTTCCTGAATTTAAAGTGGAGCAAAGTCCGGCGTCACCAATGGATCTGTTTTTGGAATGGTTTCAGGTAGCGCTTGATTATCATGTTCATGAGCCTCATGCGATGACGCTTTCCACTGTGGATGCGGATGGAAGGCCGGATGCGAGAGTACTGAGCCTGAAGGACACGGATGAAGAAAGCTGGTATTTTGCCACCGGTACCGGAAGTGAAAAAGGGAGGCAGCTGGACGGGAATCCGGCAGTCTGCTTAAGTTTTTACTGGTCGGAGGTTGGCCGGCAAATCAGAATCCGCGGACAGGCCGTAAAGATGAATGAAGAATTCAATGCGCGGGACTTTTTAAAAAGAGGAAAAATGGCGCGTGCCATTGCTCTGACGGGGAATCAAAGTAAGTTGATTGATAGTCAAAGTGCCTTTGAGGGAGAATTGAATCGTCAATTATTAAACCTTGAAAAAGATCCTGCTATTATCGCTAAGGATTGGACCGTCTACCGGGTGCAAGTCAGTGAAGTGGAATTCTGGCAGGCAGACGAAGAAAGGCTGCACATCAGATTGAAATATTTTTTACAGAATGGCCAGTGGGTGAAGAAGCGGCTGGCACCTTGA
- a CDS encoding PadR family transcriptional regulator: MEDRLKKLRHSMNQTTFKHLNFSDQHRKQVHQKISQSSEREEDLLLAVLQLLSSEKTGFELSQLLRGRGVQRFDGNEGSLYTMLHRLEQKQLIQSGWDQEGAKYYQLNDRGRKILRKAEKPSAKTSFDLKELIQE; the protein is encoded by the coding sequence ATGGAGGATCGGTTAAAAAAACTGCGCCACTCAATGAACCAAACGACCTTTAAGCATTTGAATTTTTCTGACCAGCACCGAAAACAGGTTCATCAAAAAATCAGTCAGTCCAGTGAAAGGGAGGAGGATCTTCTGCTGGCCGTCCTTCAGCTGCTCAGCTCAGAGAAAACAGGCTTTGAACTGTCACAGCTCCTGCGTGGAAGAGGGGTCCAGCGTTTTGATGGAAATGAAGGCTCGTTATACACGATGCTTCATCGTCTCGAACAAAAGCAGCTGATTCAATCAGGCTGGGATCAAGAAGGCGCGAAATATTATCAGCTAAATGATAGAGGAAGAAAAATCTTACGTAAGGCTGAAAAACCTTCTGCGAAGACATCTTTCGATTTAAAAGAACTCATACAGGAGTGA
- a CDS encoding Ltp family lipoprotein has protein sequence MDDLFALLLLVSMLALIVGLVKPGLVLKWVPSGERSRKKVLFYFGSSMLIFFVLFGVTVEPAEEDVAGIEEAAAEEEAQRLADEEDQEAEKQAEAEEAERIAEEEAEKASMEEAERLAEEEAERLAQEEAERLAAEEAEREAEEEAERLAAEEAERLAAEEAEKLAAENAATASQQQAVSMAESYLAYTAFSKTGLIEQLEFEGLDNADATYAVENISVDWPGQAILMAQSYLDYTAFSKIGLIDQLIFEGFDQADATYGVESISVDWREQAVAMAQNYLDYTAFSRAGLIDQLVFEGFSLKDATYAVDTVGLF, from the coding sequence ATGGATGATTTATTTGCATTGTTGCTGCTTGTGTCTATGCTGGCGTTAATAGTTGGTCTGGTGAAGCCTGGACTTGTTTTGAAATGGGTGCCAAGTGGTGAGAGGAGCAGAAAAAAAGTCCTTTTTTATTTTGGATCTTCTATGCTCATATTTTTTGTTTTGTTTGGAGTAACCGTTGAACCTGCTGAAGAAGATGTTGCTGGAATTGAAGAAGCTGCCGCTGAAGAAGAAGCACAACGATTAGCTGATGAAGAAGATCAGGAAGCGGAAAAACAGGCTGAGGCTGAAGAAGCCGAACGTATAGCAGAAGAGGAAGCTGAAAAAGCATCAATGGAAGAGGCTGAGAGGTTAGCTGAAGAAGAGGCTGAACGTCTGGCTCAGGAAGAAGCAGAGAGATTAGCCGCCGAAGAAGCGGAACGTGAGGCGGAAGAGGAAGCCGAGAGACTAGCTGCTGAGGAAGCCGAACGCCTGGCAGCTGAAGAAGCTGAAAAACTGGCAGCTGAAAATGCTGCAACAGCTTCTCAGCAACAGGCTGTAAGCATGGCGGAAAGCTATCTCGCTTACACCGCTTTTTCAAAAACCGGATTAATTGAACAGTTGGAATTTGAAGGCTTAGATAACGCTGATGCTACATACGCTGTAGAAAACATCAGTGTCGACTGGCCTGGACAGGCAATTTTAATGGCACAAAGTTACCTCGATTACACTGCTTTCTCTAAAATCGGGCTAATTGACCAGCTCATTTTTGAAGGATTCGATCAGGCTGACGCCACATATGGTGTAGAAAGCATTAGCGTGGATTGGAGAGAACAGGCAGTCGCCATGGCGCAAAACTATCTGGACTACACCGCTTTCTCAAGAGCCGGATTAATTGATCAACTGGTCTTTGAAGGATTCAGTCTGAAAGATGCCACATACGCTGTGGATACGGTAGGGTTGTTTTAA
- a CDS encoding GNAT family N-acetyltransferase has protein sequence MTYFQDEILMIRSMMEQDPEKFVEAFKKQGWDKPLELYKRYFVQQSRKELYVLVAEVNQQVAGYVILLPFAKSGPFAAMNVPEIADLNVLMSYQKSGIGNKLMDVTEALAKEKSNAVSLAVGLHSGYGTAQRMYVKRGYLPEGSGVWYKGEPLEQYAKCENDDDLVLYFIKKL, from the coding sequence ATGACATACTTTCAAGATGAAATTCTGATGATCCGATCAATGATGGAACAGGATCCGGAGAAGTTCGTTGAGGCTTTCAAGAAGCAGGGGTGGGATAAACCACTCGAATTATATAAAAGATATTTTGTTCAGCAGTCCAGAAAAGAATTGTACGTCCTAGTGGCCGAGGTAAATCAGCAGGTTGCGGGTTACGTGATCCTGCTTCCTTTTGCAAAATCAGGACCATTTGCTGCAATGAATGTACCAGAAATCGCGGATTTAAATGTCTTAATGAGCTATCAAAAAAGCGGGATCGGAAATAAGCTGATGGACGTAACAGAAGCATTAGCTAAAGAAAAAAGCAATGCTGTGTCATTGGCAGTCGGTCTGCACTCGGGCTATGGCACTGCACAGAGAATGTATGTTAAACGGGGTTACCTCCCTGAAGGATCAGGCGTCTGGTACAAAGGAGAGCCGTTAGAGCAATATGCGAAATGTGAGAATGATGATGACTTGGTGCTTTATTTTATAAAAAAATTATAA